The genomic interval TTGCCTTCTTCCAGAAAGCTTTCGACCATAACGCCGGCGATGGAGTGTGAACCTGTGCGAATCTGGCGGCAAATATCCTCAGCGACGACCAACTGCCGCTGGAATTGTTTCTGGCTGTTGCCATGACTGCAATCCACTACCAGACGTGCGGGCAAATCATGGGTTCTCAGGGCATCGCAGGCCGCGGCGATATACTCCGCTTGATAATTGGGCTCAGCGCCGCCTCGCAGAATCACATGGCCGAACGGATTGCCCTGGGTCTGATAGACGGCCATTCGCCCTTGTTTATCCTGCGACAGAAACATATGGCTGGCGCGCGCCGCCCGGATGGCGTCAATGGCGATGCGGACATTGCCGTCGGTACCGTTTTTGAATCCGACCGGGCAAGAGAGTGCGGAGGCCATTTCACGGTGGATCTGGCTTTCCGTTGTCCGCGCCCCAATCGCTCCCCAACTGATCACGTCGGCAATATATTGCCCTGTCACCGTATCGAGGAATTCTGTGGCAGTCGGAAGGCCTAGCTGATTGACGTCCAGCAGTAGCCGACGTGCCAACCGCAAGCCTTCATTGACATCAAATGACCCATCCAGATAAGGGTCGGCGAGCAATCCTTTCCAACCTACGACCGTTCTGGGTTTTTCAAAATAGGCCCGCATGACGATTTCCAACCGTTCCCGGTAATAGCTTTGCAATTCCGCCAGCCGATGCGCATATTCGAGCGCGCTTTCCGGGTGATGGATGGAACAGGGGCCGATTACCACCAGCAGGCGGTGATCGTGACCGGTCAGAATATCTTCAATGCGCGATCGCGCCTTGAGCACCGATTCGGCCGTGCCGGCGGTCATCGGTAGGGCGGTAAGCAACGCATGGGGGGACATCAGATCGGTGAGGCGTTTACTGCGCAACTCATCAGTTTGGTACATGTGTAATCTCTGAATGCTTTAACGTGATAAACGAACGGAGCGTAAACCAATAAAACGGCAACCGGATCGCAATGATCTCGGTTGCCGATAACACTCCGCGAACCGTAATGAGGAGCATTCTATCACGATGTTCAGTACATACGACGGTTGATACCCATGATGTCAATGATACGGGCAGAGATTTCTTCTACGGAATAGTTAGTGGTATTGATGTAACGAATCTGATGGCGGCGAAACATCGACTCGACTTCACTCAGTTCCATGCGGCATTGCCGCAGCGAGGCGTAACGGCTGTTGTTGCGGCGTTCTTCACGGATGGCGGCCAACCGTTCCGCATCGATAGTGAGACCAAACAGCTTATGTTGATAGGTTTTCAGTGCGTCCGGTAATCGCAGGTTATCCATGTCGTCTGCAGTAAAAGGATAATTCGCCGCCCGGATGCCGAACTGCATGGCCAAATAGAGGCTGGTCGGCGTTTTGCC from Musicola paradisiaca NCPPB 2511 carries:
- a CDS encoding 3-deoxy-7-phosphoheptulonate synthase, with protein sequence MYQTDELRSKRLTDLMSPHALLTALPMTAGTAESVLKARSRIEDILTGHDHRLLVVIGPCSIHHPESALEYAHRLAELQSYYRERLEIVMRAYFEKPRTVVGWKGLLADPYLDGSFDVNEGLRLARRLLLDVNQLGLPTATEFLDTVTGQYIADVISWGAIGARTTESQIHREMASALSCPVGFKNGTDGNVRIAIDAIRAARASHMFLSQDKQGRMAVYQTQGNPFGHVILRGGAEPNYQAEYIAAACDALRTHDLPARLVVDCSHGNSQKQFQRQLVVAEDICRQIRTGSHSIAGVMVESFLEEGNQPMTSPGAMTWGKSITDACLGWEDSTRLLSMLADAVDSRLAR